In one Candidatus Dechloromonas phosphoritropha genomic region, the following are encoded:
- the tnpB gene encoding IS66 family insertion sequence element accessory protein TnpB yields the protein MFFPEGQIRVQVYGQPVDLRKSFDGLYAITRHVLGQDPLSGQLFVFFNRRGTQVKVLYWDRSGFCLWAKRLEEGRFVANWDKVRTCEIDWTGLKLLLEGIEPGRRKKRYHASGAPIKTLQNSGLC from the coding sequence ATGTTTTTCCCTGAAGGCCAAATCCGCGTCCAAGTCTATGGCCAGCCGGTCGACCTGCGCAAATCCTTCGACGGTCTGTACGCGATCACCCGTCATGTCCTCGGTCAGGACCCGCTGAGCGGCCAGCTCTTCGTCTTCTTCAATCGCCGTGGCACTCAGGTGAAGGTGCTCTACTGGGATCGCAGCGGCTTCTGCCTGTGGGCCAAGCGTCTCGAAGAAGGCCGTTTCGTCGCCAACTGGGATAAAGTGCGCACGTGCGAAATCGACTGGACCGGTCTGAAACTGCTCCTCGAAGGGATCGAGCCGGGACGCCGGAAGAAGCGTTATCACGCCTCTGGAGCGCCCATAAAAACGCTTCAAAACAGCGGCTTGTGTTAA
- a CDS encoding IS66 family transposase, which produces MQHVTRRFYNLEQAAALCPQEVLDLCQTLSAEITALKQQIDWFKRQIFGQKSERRIDVTPSGQLSLGEFPTPPPGSESPGRPVAAHTRQPTSKRPSDESVPFFDENRVPVEVVELTAPEVEGLSPEDYEVISHKDSYRLAQRPGSYVVIKYRRPVIKLKSNQTLVCANAPAGVIEGSRADVSFVAGLLIDKFAYHLPLYRQHQRLADAGITVSRPWLTQIGQQGITLLEPIYEAQFASIRSSRVKAMDETPIKAGQGAPGKLKAAYFWPVYGEGDEICFPFFASREFKHVEAALGLTAAEGAVLLSDGYQAYSHYAAQIGITHAQCWAHTRRKFFDAQDAEPEAAAQALALIGDLYQVEERIREQKLTGARKRDYRLEHAKPIVERFFAWVGERFAAQGLLPRNPLTRVLAYTRDRRWGLEVFLADPDVPIDTNHLERALRVIPMGRRSWLFCWTEFGARQVGIIQSLIVTCRLHQIDPYDYLVDVLQRVAEHPADRVHELTPRVWKELFAQNPLRSPLYALPK; this is translated from the coding sequence ATTCAGCACGTTACCAGACGGTTTTACAACCTCGAACAAGCCGCAGCATTGTGCCCGCAAGAGGTGCTGGATCTGTGCCAGACGCTGTCTGCTGAAATCACCGCACTGAAGCAACAAATCGACTGGTTCAAGCGCCAGATCTTCGGCCAGAAAAGCGAACGACGCATCGACGTCACGCCGAGCGGCCAACTGAGTCTCGGCGAGTTCCCGACGCCCCCACCAGGTTCTGAGTCACCAGGTCGCCCCGTCGCCGCGCATACCCGTCAGCCGACCAGCAAGCGTCCCAGTGACGAAAGCGTGCCCTTCTTCGACGAGAACCGCGTCCCAGTCGAAGTCGTCGAGCTCACCGCGCCGGAAGTCGAAGGCCTCTCTCCCGAGGACTACGAGGTCATCAGCCACAAGGACAGCTATCGCCTGGCGCAACGGCCGGGTAGCTACGTGGTGATCAAGTATCGCCGGCCGGTAATCAAGCTCAAGAGTAACCAGACACTGGTCTGCGCCAACGCGCCGGCCGGTGTCATTGAGGGCAGCCGGGCCGACGTCAGCTTCGTCGCCGGACTGCTGATTGACAAATTTGCCTACCACCTGCCACTGTATCGCCAGCATCAACGCCTGGCCGATGCGGGAATCACCGTCAGCCGGCCGTGGCTGACGCAGATCGGGCAACAGGGCATCACTCTGCTCGAACCGATCTACGAGGCGCAGTTTGCCTCGATCCGCAGCTCGCGCGTCAAGGCGATGGACGAGACGCCGATCAAGGCCGGACAGGGCGCACCCGGCAAGCTGAAAGCGGCGTACTTCTGGCCGGTGTATGGCGAAGGCGACGAAATCTGTTTCCCCTTCTTCGCCAGTCGCGAGTTCAAGCACGTCGAGGCGGCCCTCGGACTGACCGCCGCCGAAGGCGCGGTGCTGTTGTCGGACGGCTATCAGGCCTACAGTCATTACGCGGCGCAGATCGGGATCACGCACGCCCAATGCTGGGCGCACACGCGTCGTAAGTTCTTTGACGCGCAAGACGCGGAACCAGAAGCGGCAGCGCAGGCACTCGCGCTCATTGGGGACCTGTATCAGGTCGAAGAGCGCATCCGCGAGCAAAAGCTCACCGGTGCAAGGAAGCGCGACTATCGTCTGGAGCATGCCAAACCGATCGTCGAGCGTTTCTTCGCCTGGGTTGGCGAACGCTTCGCGGCGCAGGGGCTGTTACCGCGCAATCCGCTGACCAGGGTGCTGGCCTACACGCGCGATCGACGATGGGGACTGGAGGTCTTCCTCGCCGACCCGGACGTGCCGATCGACACCAATCACCTCGAACGCGCCCTGCGGGTGATTCCCATGGGGCGCCGCTCCTGGCTGTTCTGCTGGACGGAGTTCGGCGCCAGGCAGGTCGGGATCATCCAGAGCCTGATCGTTACCTGTCGGCTGCATCAGATCGACCCCTACGATTATCTCGTCGATGTCCTGCAGCGCGTCGCCGAGCACCCCGCCGACCGCGTCCATGAACTCACGCCACGGGTCTGGAAAGAACTGTTCGCTCAGAACCCGCTGCGCTCGCCTTTGTACGCGTTGCCGAAGTAG
- a CDS encoding transposase — protein sequence MQLFLDEVAARHPMDRIVKVLDGAGWHASQALRTPENIHLLPLPPYAPELNPVEHLWDELREKFFHNLAFDSIDALEDQLESSLKTLESEHQRVRSIVHWPWIVNALTN from the coding sequence ATGCAGCTATTCCTCGACGAAGTGGCGGCACGTCATCCGATGGATCGGATCGTCAAGGTCCTTGACGGTGCGGGCTGGCATGCCAGCCAAGCACTCAGAACACCCGAAAACATACACCTGCTACCGTTGCCTCCCTATGCCCCTGAACTCAACCCGGTCGAGCATCTCTGGGATGAACTGCGCGAGAAGTTCTTCCACAACCTGGCCTTCGATAGCATCGATGCACTTGAAGATCAGCTCGAATCGAGCCTCAAAACCCTTGAATCAGAGCACCAGCGTGTCCGCTCAATCGTACACTGGCCGTGGATCGTTAATGCATTAACGAATTAG
- a CDS encoding DDE-type integrase/transposase/recombinase: MSRETSVGAGKPYGLERVCRVLQFPRATIYAQQAREAGVVAPLFPMRRGPKPKIPDTDLVPAIRADLAASPFVGEGHRKVWARLRIVQGIRVSRARILRLMRENQLLSPHRRPQGVPKRHDGTITTDRPNTMWGTDGIRIETLDQGWVWVFSAVDHFDACCVGIHAVKIGNRFAALQPIAQGLLAEFGATGADAGRGLALRMDHGTQYTANDFLNQVKFWGVAPSFALVAEPQTNGVAERFNRTLKEQAIHGRVFRNVDEVRVAVTEFKERYNHHWRLEKLGFMSPLEARQAYALRKAA; this comes from the coding sequence ATGAGCCGCGAGACCTCCGTGGGAGCAGGCAAGCCTTATGGCCTGGAACGGGTCTGTCGCGTGCTCCAATTTCCTCGCGCGACAATCTACGCCCAGCAAGCGCGGGAAGCTGGGGTCGTGGCACCCCTGTTTCCGATGCGCCGTGGGCCCAAGCCGAAGATACCGGACACGGATCTTGTGCCCGCCATTCGCGCCGATCTGGCGGCGTCGCCCTTCGTTGGCGAGGGACATCGCAAGGTCTGGGCGCGCCTGCGCATCGTCCAGGGCATCCGCGTGTCGCGTGCCCGCATCCTGCGCCTGATGCGCGAGAATCAGCTGCTTTCGCCACACCGTCGGCCCCAGGGCGTTCCCAAACGGCACGATGGGACGATCACCACGGATCGCCCGAACACGATGTGGGGCACCGACGGTATCCGCATCGAGACGCTCGATCAGGGCTGGGTCTGGGTGTTCTCGGCGGTCGATCACTTTGACGCCTGCTGCGTCGGCATCCATGCGGTGAAGATCGGCAACCGTTTCGCGGCCTTGCAGCCGATCGCCCAGGGCCTGCTGGCCGAATTCGGCGCCACCGGCGCCGATGCCGGACGCGGCTTGGCGTTGCGCATGGATCATGGCACCCAATACACGGCCAACGACTTCCTCAACCAGGTCAAGTTCTGGGGGGTCGCGCCGAGCTTCGCCTTGGTCGCCGAACCGCAGACCAACGGCGTCGCCGAACGTTTCAACCGGACGCTGAAGGAGCAGGCCATCCACGGCCGCGTCTTCCGCAACGTCGACGAGGTGCGCGTCGCCGTGACCGAGTTCAAGGAACGATACAATCATCACTGGCGTCTTGAAAAACTGGGCTTCATGTCACCCCTCGAAGCCCGTCAGGCGTATGCCTTGCGAAAGGCGGCCTGA
- a CDS encoding IS66 family insertion sequence element accessory protein TnpB produces the protein MAKAGEGSRVRRSASEWEALLSRFPGSGLNVATFCKREGISDTSFHRWRTRLGIALDSQDKASGQPATFVDVGPLSTTTATPARFHLTLDLGGGLILQLERR, from the coding sequence ATGGCCAAGGCAGGGGAAGGGTCGCGGGTGCGGCGTAGCGCGAGCGAATGGGAGGCGTTGCTGTCGCGATTTCCGGGCAGCGGTTTGAACGTTGCGACCTTCTGCAAACGCGAAGGGATCAGCGATACCAGCTTCCATCGCTGGCGCACACGTCTGGGCATCGCCCTCGACAGTCAGGACAAGGCCAGCGGCCAGCCGGCCACCTTCGTCGACGTCGGCCCTCTGAGCACAACCACGGCGACGCCCGCTCGTTTCCACCTCACCCTCGACCTCGGCGGCGGCCTGATCCTGCAGCTGGAGCGCCGCTGA